The genomic window TTTGCTCGCCCCTCTTCTTTTGCTTTTTCAGCGCGTTTTCTGCGCGCATCTTTAGGATCTGCAATTAATGGACGATAAATTTCAACTCTATCACCATTTTTAAGCTCTTGATTTAATTTAACTGTTCTATTCCAAACACCTAGAGTTAATGAAGTAGCCTCTATTTCTGGATATTTTTCTATAATGCCCGATTGGATAACAGCCTGCTCTGCCGTTGTCCCTTCTATAACGTCAATTGATAAACACGTTGCCGTCGTTGGTAACGCAAATACCACCTCAACATTAATCATACTCGTACCCCATAAACTTGCTTTGCACGATTAGTAAATGCACTCACCATATTTTTGGCTACATCATTAAATATTTTACCAAAAGCAAGCTCGATTAATTTGTTTGAAAATTCAAATTCTAGCTCTAAATGAACTTTGCATGCTTTAACATCAAGCTCTTGGAAGTGCCAACGCCCTTTTAGCATTTTAAACGGGCCATCAACAAGGCATAGCAATACAGT from Pseudoalteromonas aliena SW19 includes these protein-coding regions:
- a CDS encoding RnfH family protein — its product is MINVEVVFALPTTATCLSIDVIEGTTAEQAVIQSGIIEKYPEIEATSLTLGVWNRTVKLNQELKNGDRVEIYRPLIADPKDARRKRAEKAKEEGRANKVTGGRPLER
- a CDS encoding type II toxin-antitoxin system RatA family toxin, translating into MPQIEKSALVMYSTKEMFDLVNDVEAYSQFLPNCSDSKIISQHDNNMTASLEISKAGIKKWFTTENTFVDEQTVLLCLVDGPFKMLKGRWHFQELDVKACKVHLELEFEFSNKLIELAFGKIFNDVAKNMVSAFTNRAKQVYGVRV